Within Candidatus Rokuibacteriota bacterium, the genomic segment CTCGCGGAGGTCGGCGAACGGCACAGCCGGCGCCTCACTCGTGGTAGTACAGCTTCACGAGCAGGCCGGCGATGACGGGGAAGGACAGGCTCGGTACGACGCGGGCGAAGACGAAGTGCCAGCCCATGAGCGGCGCTTCCCAGGCGATGATGCGCTGCAAGCCGAACAGCGACCAGGCGGTCATGTAGGCCACGAGCGGTCCGAGCGCCACCCCCGAGTTGGCCAGCACCACGAGGAGCGGCATGCTCACCATGGGCCCGCCCGGGGTGATCATGCCGGCGAGCGTGGCCATCAGGATGGCCGTGAGCCCCGACTGGCGCCCGAAGTAGCGGGCGACGGTCTCGTGCGGGATCACCACCTGTAGCATCCCGGCGAGGATCAGCGCGGGGACCAGCCGCGGCA encodes:
- a CDS encoding permease; this translates as MPRAPLFDLSALILILLALLFAAVAYWKDPGLPWIGARTGLSLLWFLLPRLVPALILAGMLQVVIPHETVARYFGRQSGLTAILMATLAGMITPGGPMVSMPLLVVLANSGVALGPLVAYMTAWSLFGLQRIIAWEAPLMGWHFVFARVVPSLSFPVIAGLLVKLYYHE